In Deltaproteobacteria bacterium, the sequence GCTCGGCATAGGTGAGCCGCTCACCGGCGTTCTGGAGGGCGACCCGATCGCCGAAGCCCTCGGCCGCCATCTCGAGCAACATCATCAGATTCATGGGAGGATCTCGGGGACGGGACGGCGCCGCTCAGTCGGAGGACGGCAGCGGCTTCGCTTCTTTCAGCACGAGCGGCGCTCCGGCGGCGGCGAGCGACCCCTTCCCGGGCTTGGTGCAGAGGAGCTCGAGGTCGCCGCTCGCGCTCACGTAGCGTTTCCCGAGCGCGGTTCCACCCGCGGCGGCGGGATCGAGCGCGACGCCCTCGGGCGCCGCTTCGCCGGCGGCCAGCATCGCCGCGCCTCCGCATTGCACGTCGGCGCCCCCGGACGGCGCCGCGATCACGATCACTTCGGTCGCACAGACGGCGCTCTTCAGGCGGGCGCCCGCTTTCAATTGAGCCATGCGGCTTCTTAACCAACCGCCGCGGCGCTTTCAATCGTCGAGCGCCCGCACGAGCGTTCGCCACGGCAGGAGCGCGCACGCGATGCGCGCGGGATGGCGATGCACGTCGGCGAACGCCGCGAGCGGGCCGAGCGCCGCGGCGTCGCCGCGCCCCTCGGCGCAGAACGCCTCCATCGCGGCGGCCCGCCGCCGCGCCTCGGCCACGCTCGCGCCGCGCAGATCCTCGGTCATGAGCGAGGCCGACGCGGTCACGAGCACGCAGCTCTCGCCGGCGAACGCGAGCCGCGCGAGCACGTCGCCGCGCCGCTCGACCTCGACCCGCACCGCGTCGCCGCAGAGAGGGTTATCGCCCTCCGCCGCATGGGTCGCGTCCGCGAGCGTCCCCACGTTGCGCGGCCGCTTGCCGTGCTCGAGCACGACCGTTCGATAGAGGTCCGCCGGTCCGCTCATGCGCCGAAGACCCGCCGCACCACCGCGAGCCCCGCGATCAGCCGGTCGACGTCGGCGCGGCGGTTGTAGAGGCCGAACGAGGCACGCACCGTCGCCGCGACCCCGAACCGCTGCAGGATCGGCTGCGCGCAGTGGTGCCCGGCGCGCACCGCGATGCCTTCGCCGTCGAGCACGGTCGCGACGTCGTGCGCATGGATGCCGGCGAGCACGAAAGAATGCCCGCCGATCTTGTCGGGGGCCTCCCCGATCATCCGCAGGCCCGGCACCGCCGCGAGCGCATCCGCCGCGTACGCGAGGAGGTCGCGCTCGTGCGCCGCCAGCGCCGCCCGGTCGAGCGCCTCGAGATATCCGATCGCGGCCGCCAGGCCGACCGCGCCGGCGATCGGCGGCGTCCCCGCCTCGAAGCGGTGCGGCGGCGGCTCGTGGACGACCTCGTCCCACCCGACCGAGCGCACCATCTCCCCGCCGCCCTGCCACGGCGGCATGGCCGTAAGCAGCGCCGCCCGGCCCCACAGCGCGCCGATGCCCGTCGGTCCGTAGAGCTTGTGCCCGGAGAACGCGTAGAAATCGCAGCCGAGGGCGGCGACGTCGACCGGCACGTGCGCGACGGCCTGCGCGCCGTCCACCACGACGATCGCTCCGTGCGCGTGGGCGCGCGCCGCCAGCGCCGCGATCGGGTTTCGCGTCCCGAGCGCGTTCGAGACGTGCGCGAGCGCGACGATCTTCGTCCGCGGGCCGAGGATCTCCGCGAACGCGGCCGCGTCGAGCACCCCGCGCGCGTCGACGGGCGCGACCCGCAGCGTCGCGCCGACCGCGCGGCAGAGCATCTGCCACGGCACGATGTTCGCGTGGTGCTCCATTTCCGAGACGACGACCTCGTCGCCCGCGCCGACGCGCGTGCGTCCGAAGCTCTGCGCCACGAGGTTCAGGGCCTCGGTGGCGCCGCGCGTGAAGACGATCTCCCCGGCACCGGCCGCGCCGACGAAGCGCGCGACCGCCGCCCGCGCGCCCTCGTATGCCGCGGTCGCGCGCGCGCCGAGCGCGTGCACGCCGCGGCGGACGTTGGCGTTGTCGCGCACGTAGTGGCGGCGGAGCGCCGCCAGCACCGCGCGCGGCTTCTGGGTCGTCGCGGCGTTGTCGAGATAGACGAGCGGCCGGCCGTGGACGCGCTGCCGGAGCGCCGGAAAGTCGGCGCGCGCCGCGTCGGCGTCGAAGGCGCCGGACGCGGCCGGACGCGCGGGCCCGGCGAGGATGCGCGCGCGAGGTCGCACACGCGGGTTCTCGGCCACGCTCCCGGGGTTGTCAACGCGGCCCGCGGCGCGCCGCGGTTGCGGCGACGGTCGCCGCCGACGTACACGGAGCGCCATGCCGACGCCGTCCACCATCCCCGCGCTCCTCGCCTCCTCCGCCGCCCGCTTCGCCGATCGACCGGCCATCGAGGACGGCGGCGCCACGCTTCGCTTCCGCGACCTCGCCGTCGCGGCGGAGCGCGTGGCGCGCGGCTTCGCCGCCGCGGGCGTCGCCCCCGGCGACCGGGTCGGCGTCTGGGCGCCCAACATGCACGAGTGGGTCGTGGCGGCGCTCGGCCTGCAGAGCGTGGGCGGCGTCCTCGTACCGCTCAATACCCGCATGAAGGGGCGCGAGGTCGGCTACATCCTCGCGAAGAGCCGCGCACGATTGCTCTGCACCGTCGACGAGTTCCTCGGGAACCGCTACGTCGACCTCCTCCGCGACGGCTGCGGCGCCCCGACCGCGCGGCGGCCCGTCGCCGACCTCCCCGACCTCGAGCGCGTCGTCCTGCTGCGCGGCGCGGCCGCCGCCTGCCAGACGTGGGGCGACTTCCTCGCGAGCGGCGACGCGATCACGGCGGCCGACGTCGCGGCGCGCGCCGACGCCGTACGTCCGGATGATCTCGCCGACATCCTCTTCACGTCCGGCACCACCGGGAAGCCCAAGGGCGTGATGTGCACCCACGCCCAGAACCTCCGCTGCTTCGAGGCATGGAGCGACGTCGTCGGGCTCCGCGCCGACGACCGCTATCTGATCGTGAATCCCTACTTCCACAGCTTCGGCTACAAAGCCGGATGGCTCGCGTGCCTGCTCCGCGGAGCGGCCAACCTCCCCCATCCAGTCTTCGACGTGCCGCAGGTACTGGCGCGCATCGCGCGCGACCGCGTGAGCGTGCTGCCCGGACCCCCGACCCTCTACCAGATGATCCTGGCGCATCCGGAGCGCGAGCGCTTCGACCTCTCGACCTTGCGCCTCGCCGTCACCGGCGCCGCGTCGATCCCCGTCGAGCTCATCCACCGCATGCGGCGCGAGCTCGCGCTCGAGACGATCGTCACCGCCTACGGCCTGACCGAGGCGACCGGCGTCGTCACGATGTGCCGCCCGGAGGACGACCCCGAGACCATCGCCACGACGTCGGGGCGCGCGATCCCCGACGTGGAGGTCCGCTGCGTCGACCGCGACGGCCACGAAGCGGCACGCGGCACGGCCGGCGAAATCGTCGTCCGCGGCTACAACGTCATGCGCGGCTACTTCGACGATCCCGCGGCGACCGCCGAGGCGATCGACGTCGACGGTTGGCTGCACACCGGCGACGTCGGCGTCATGGACGCGCGCGGTTATCTCCGCATCACGGATCGCCTGAAGGACATGTTCATCACCGGCGGCTTCAACTGCTACCCGGCCGAGATCGAGAGCATCCTGCTCGGCTGTCCCGGCGTCGGACAGGTCGCCGTGATCGGCATTCCCGACGAACGTCTCGGCGAGGTCGCGATGGCGTTCGTGGTTCCCATCGCCGGCGCATCGCCGACGCCCGAGGCGATCATCACATGGAGCCGCGAGCACATGGCGAACTACAAGGTTCCACGGCGCGTCGCGGTCGTCGACGCGCTGCCCATGAACGCGACCGGCAAGGTCACGAAGTTCGTGCTCCGCGAGCATCCCGCCGCGCGCTGATCCGCCGCGCCCCGGCGCGCGCCGGCTCCCTGTAGCCGACGCAACTTCCCACGCGTATCGTGGGTTGAAGGACGCTTGGCGCGGCGGACGCCGCGCGGCCGCAAGGAGACGGACCATGCAACGACCCCATCTGGCAGCAGCGGTTGCGCTGGCGATGCTCGTCGCGAGCACGCCCACCGCCGACGCCCAGCGCGGACCCGGAGGCGCGCGCGGCGGCGGGGGCTTCCACGGCGGCGCTGGCGGCGGCGGGATGCGCGGCAGCGGAGCGGGCTTCCAGAGCGGCGGCCCGCGCGGCATGAGCGCGCCGCGGGGCGGCGCCCCGGGCGGCGCTGGCGGCGGTGGCTGGCGCGGTGGCGGCGGCGGTGGTGGGCGCGGCGGCGGGAGCTGGCACGGCGGCGGCAGCCGACATGGTGGCGGCAGTAGCAGCGGCTGGTACGGCGGCCACGACCACCACGGCTGGCACGGCCACGGCGGCAGCGACGTGTACCTCGGCGTGAGCCCGTGGTGGTGGGGCTGGGGAGCCTACCCGTACTGGGGCGGCCATCCGTACTGGTCGTACCCCTATTACTCGTACTCGTATTCCTATCCCTACCCGGCCTACCCCTATCCCGCGTATCCGCCCGACTATTCCGGCGAGGAGCAGGTGTGGGTCGAACGCTCCGACGAGAGCGCCGGGAGACCGCAGGGCTACTGGTACTACTGCGAAAGCAAGCGCGGCTACTATCCGCGCATCGCCGAATGTCCCGAGGCATGGATCAAGGTGCCGCCCGCGGGAGACGACCGATGAACGCCTCGCGCTCGCGGCGACGCCTCGCGCTCCTCGCCTGTGTTGCCGTCCTGACGTTCGCCGGATGCGTCCACGTCCCCCCGGGCCCCAACGTCATGGTGATGCCGGGGCGCGGCAAGACCTTCGAGGCCTTCGACTACGACGACCAGGAGTGCCGCGCGTTCGCCGCGTCGCGCGTCGCGCCCGACACGCGACGCGCCAACGACCGCGCCGTCACCGGCGCCGCCGCGGGGACCGCGGTCGGCGCCGCGACCGGCGCCGCCATCGGCGCCGCCGCGGGCGATCCGGCCATGGGCGCCGCCGTCGGCGCAGGCGTCGGTCTCCTCGGCGGCAGCGCGGTCGCCGCCGACGAGACGAGCCACGGCCGCTGGTCGATCCAGCAACGCTACGACGCCGCGTACATCCAGTGCATGTACGCGTGCGGCAACCGCGTGCCCGTGCCCGCGAGCTCGCGCGCCGCCGAGGCGTATCGCACGCCGCCGCCACCGCCCCCGCCGCCGCGCAACGTCCCACCGCCGCCCCGCGGTCGTCCGCCCGCCCCACCTCCCGGCGCCGACGACTGAACACGCCGCCGACCGACGACGCACGCACCGCCGCCACACGCGAAGGCCCGCGCACCCCGCAGCCATACAGGGAGGCACGCGCACGACGCAGCCACGCACGCGGGGTGGTCGGTCGCTGTGCGGCGACAGACAGCTCGCGTGTGCCCGACCCATCGTGGCACCGGCGGGCAGTAGGGGCTGGGCTCCAGCGACCGGGAGCCGCACAGCGACCGACCACCCCGCGCGTAGCTGCGGCGCGCGCGTTGCATCGCCGAACCGATTCCTGCATAGTGCGCGCGTTTCTTAGAACATGTTTCATTTTTAGCGCCCGCCGCGCAGACACGACGAGACCAGCGAGCGATGCACCTCGATTTCACTCCGGAGCAGCACGCGCTCCGCCGCCAGATCCGCGACTACTACCGCACGCTCTTCACGCCGGAGCTGCGCGCCGCCCTCGACGCCGAGATCCAGGATTGCGGCGGCCCCGTCTACCGCCAGGTCGTCGGTCGCATGGGCGCCGACGGCTGGCTCGGCATCGGATGGCCGAAGGAGTACGGCGGCCAAGGTCGCACGCCGCTCGAGCAGTTCATCTTCTGGGACGAGACCTACCGCGCCCGGGCGCCGCTGCCGGTGATCGCGATCAACACCATCGGACCGACCATCATGCAGTTCGGCACCGACGCCCAGAAGCACGATCTCCTGCCCCGCATCCTGAAGGGCGAGCTGCATTTCGGCGTCGGCTACACGGAGCCCGGCGCCGGCACCGACCTGGCCTCGCTCACGACGCGCGCCGTCCGCGACGGCGACGATTACGTGATCGACGGCCAGAAGATCTTCACGACCCACGCGCAGGACGCCGACTACATCTGGCTCGCGGCCCGCACCGATCCCGAGGCGCCGAAGCACAAGGGCATCTCGATCATCCTGGTGCCGACGTCCACGCCGGGCTTTTCGGTGACCCCGATCCACACGCTCGGCGGCGAGCGCACCAACGCGACCTACTACGAGGGCGTGCGCGTGCCGGTGTCGAACCGCGTCGGTCCCGAACACGAGGGCTGGCGTCTCGTGACCTCGCAGCTGAACCACGAGCGCATCACGCTCGCGACGCCCGGCATGGCCGACCGCCTGCTCGACGAGGTATGGGGCTGGGCCGCCGAGACCGCGTCGCCCGACGGCGGTCGCATGCTCGACGTCCCGTGGGTGCAGCAGAACCTGGCGCGCGCCTACGCCAAGCTCGAAGCCCTCAAGCTGCTCAACTGGCGCTCGGCGTGGTCGATCACGGCCGGCATGCCCACCATGGCCGAGGCGTCGGCCGTGAAGGTCATGGGCACGGAGTTCTTCGTCGAGTGCTATCGGCTCCTTCTCGAGGTCGTCGGCGCCGCCGGGCTCGTCCCCGAGGGCACCCCCGGCACGCTCTTCGGCGGCATGCTGGAGCACGCGTATCGCAGCGCGACCACTCTCACCTTCGGCGGCGGCGTGAACGAAGTGCAGCGCGACATCATCGCGATGGCCGGCCTCGGCCTCCCGCGCGCGCAGCGCCGCTGATCCCGGTCCCTGGAGAGCACACGATGAGCAGCGACCCCAAGCAGGAGCTCGAACGGACGCTCGAGGCCTACGTCGGCATCGAAACCGGACCGCCGACGCCCGCCCCCGAGCCCGTCAACGAGTCGATGATCCGCCACTGGTGCGACGCCATGGGCGACCAGAACCCCGCGTACGTCGACGCCGCGGCCGCCCGCGACACCGTCCATCGCGGCATCGTCGCGCCCCCCACCATGCTGCAGGGCTGGACGCTCATGGGCATCGAGATGGCCGACCCGGCCAAGATGCGGAAGAACAAGCAGACCGAGCTGCACGAGCTCCTGAGCTCCTACGGCTACACGTCGGTCGTCGCGACCAACTGCGACCAGACCTATGCCCGCTACCTCCGCCCCGGCGACCGCATCACGGCGACCACCGTCATCGAGTCGATCTCCGAGGAGAAGGCGACGGCGCTCGGGATCGGCTACTTCATCAACACCCGCGACGTGTACCGCGATCAGCACGGCGAAGAGGTCGGCTCCATGCTCTTCCGGGTGCTGAAGTTCAAGCCCGCCCAACAACCGCAGGCGGCGCCGAGCGCGACGAGCGGCGGCGCGCCCGCGAAGCCGACGCGCCTCAAGCCGCCGCGCGGCCACGACAACGCCTGGTGGTGGGACGCGCTCGCCACGGGAGCGCTCCCCATCCAGCGCTGCAAGGCGTGCGGCGTGCTCCGGCACCCGCCGCGCCCGATGTGCGGCTCCTGTCAGTCGATCGCGTGGGACCAGGTGTCCGCCAAGGGCGGCGGCTCGGTCTACAGCTACACGGTCCTGCACCATCCGAAGTTCCCGGGCTACGACTATCCGCTGGTCTGCGCGGTCATCGAGCTCGACGAGGGCACGCGCATCGTGTCGAACGTCATCGGCTGCGCGCCCGCCGACGTGCGGATCGGCATGCGCGTCGAGCTCGCCGTGGAGCCGGTCGACGGCGGCATGACGTTGCCCTTCTTCCGCCCCGCCGGGACCTGATCGCGATGGATTTCGAGCTCACCGACGATCAGAAGGCGGTCCGCGATCTCGCCCGCGGCATCCTCGAGAAGGAGGTCACGGTCGAGCGGCTGAAGCGGCTCGACCGGGAAGGCGCGTGGCGCGATTCCGCGCTCGTCGCGACCCTCGCCGACGCGGGGCTCCTCGGCCTCGTGGTCCCCGCGGCGCACGGCGGCATGGGCCTCGGCCTCCTGGAGGCGTGCGTCCTCCTGCAGGAGCTCGGCCGCGTCGCCGCGCCGGGCGCGTTCCTCCCGACCCTCGTCGGGGCGCTCGCCCTCGCGCTCGACGGCAGCGACGCGCAGCGGCGCGACTGGCTCCCGCCGGTCGCGACCGGCGACGCGGAGCTCGGCGTCGCTCTCGTCGACGCCGGCTCGAGCGACCCGACCGCTCCCGGCACGCGCGCCGAGCGGAACGGCCGCGGCTGGATCCTCACCGGCGAAAAGCGCTGGGTGGCTGGCGCGGAACACGCGCGGCGCCTCCTGGTCCCGGCCCGCGCCGGCGGCGAGACGCGCGTCTTCCTGGTCGATCCGCACGCCGCGGGCGTGCGCCTCGCGCCGCAACGGCTTTCGACCGGCGAGCCGGTCTGCACCGTCTCCCTGGCAGGCGTCGCCGTTCCGGAGGCCGACACGCTCGGCGCGCCCGACGCCGCGGCGCGCTTGTACGCGTCGACGCTCGTCGCGATCTCCGCCATGCAGCTCGGCGTCTCGGAGCGCGCCCTCGACATGACGGCGCGCTACGTGCGCGAGCGCGTCCAGTTCGGCGTCCCGATCGGCTCGTTCCAGGCCGTGCAGCACCGCCTCGCCGATTGCTACATCGACCTCGAGTCGATGCGCTGGACGGCATGGCGCGCCGCCGAGCACGTCGCCGCAGGACGTCCGGCCGCGCGCGAGTGCGCCGTCGCGAAGTTCTGGGCCGCCGACGGCGGCGCGCGCATCGCCGCCGCCTGCCAGCACCTCCACGGCGGCATCGGCGTCGATCTCGATTACCCGATCCATCGCTACTTCCTGCATTCCAAATCCCTCGAGCTGGCGCTCGGCGGCGCGACGCCGCAGCTGGCCCGGCTCGGACGCGACCTGGCCGCGAGCGGCCTGGCGGAGCTCCCATGACCACCACTCTCGCTTTCGACGACGTCGGCGTCGGTACGACGCTGCCGGAGCTGCCGATCCCGATCACGACGACCTTGATCGTGGCGGGCGCCCTCGCCTCGCGCGACTTCACCGCCCTGCACCACGACAAGGCGGCCGCGCAGGCCGGAGGCATGCAGGACGTGTTCATGAACATCCTGACCACCAACGGACTCGTCGGCCGCTACGTCACCGACTGGGCCGGGCCGAACGCGGTCGTGAAGCGCGTCGCCATCAAGCTCGGAGCGCCGAACCTCCCGGGCGACACCATGAAGATCACCGGCGTCGTGAAGAAGAAGGACGGCGCCGCCGGCACGATCGAGGTCGACGTCGCCGGACGCAATGCCTGGGGCGACCACGTGACCGGCACGGTCGTCGTGGCGCTGCCCCGCGCGAAGGGCTGACCGCATGCCGACCACGCTCAACAACGAAGCCGCCATCGTCGGCATCGGACAGACCGAGTTCTCCAAGAACTCCGGCCGCTCGGAGCTGCAGCTCACGGCGGAGGCGATCAAGGCCGCCCTCGACGACTGCGGCCTCCGGCCGTCCGACGTCGACGGCATGACGACGTTCACGCTCGACACGACCGACGAGATCGAGGCGGCACGGGCGGTGGGCATCGGCGACCTCACCTTCTTCAACCGCATCCCGCACGGCGGCGGCGCGGCGGTCGGGGTCGTCCAGCACGCGGTCATGGCGGTCGCGACCGGGATCGCCGACGTGGTCGTCTGCTATCGCGGTCTGAACGGCCGCTCCGGCCAGCGCTACAGCGCGGGCGTCGCCGACGGCGTCGCGACCTCCGACCTGATCCACTGGAGCTGGTACATGCCCTACGGGCTCATGACGCCGGCGAGCTGGGTGGCGATGTTCACGCAGCGCTACCTGCACGAGTACGGCGCGACCGCCGACGACCTCGCCGAGGTCGCGATCGCGACCCGCGACCACGCCGTCACCAACCCCGCCGCGTTCTTCCACCAACGCCCGCTCTCCAGGCAGGAATACATGGAGGCGCGCTGGATCGCAGAGCCGCTGCGCCTCTACGACTGCTGCCAGGAGACCGACGGCGCCTGCGCCGCCATCGTGACCAGCGTCGAGCGCGCCAAGGACTTGAAGCAGAAGCCGGCGATCGTCCGCGGGGCGGCGCAGGCCGCCGGCGCCGACCAGGAATCGATGACGAGCTTCTACCGGCCGAGCATCTCGCACCTCCCCGAGATGGACCTCGTCGCGAAGCAGGTCTACGCGCAGTCGGGCCTCGGGCCGAAGGATCTCGACGCCGCGGTCATCTACGACGCCTTCACCTCGATCGTGCTCTGGCAGATCGAATCGTTCGGCTTCTGCGGCCGCGGCGAAGCGAAGGACTTCATCAAGGACGGCACCCTCCGCCGGAACGGCCGCCTGCCGACCAACACCCACGGCGGCCAGCTCAGCGAGGCCTACATCCACGGCATGAACGGCGTGAACGAGGGCGTGCGCCTCATCCGAGGCACGTCCGTCAATCAGCCGAAGAAGAACGACCACGTGTTGGTGACCGCCGGCGTCGGCGTCCCCACGAGCGCCATGATCCTCGGGAAGGAGTGAGCACCACCATGCGAGAAGCCGTCATCGTCGAAGCGCTGCGGACCCCGATCGGCAAGGGCAAGTTCGGGTCCCGAGGCGCCCTCTCCGCGTTCCACGCGACGCACCTCCTGGCGAAGGTCCAGGAGGCCGTCGTCGAGCGCGCCGGGATCGACCCCGCCGAGGTCGAGCAGATCATCGGCGGCTGCGTCACCCAGGCGGGCGAGCAGTCGAACAACATCGCCCGGAACGCGTGGCTGACGCGCGGCAAGCAGTACAACGTCGCCGGCACGACGGTCGACACCCAGTGCGGATCGAGCCAGCAGGCCAACAACCTGGTGAACGCGCTCGTCCGCTCCGGGGACATCGACGTCGGCATCGCGTGCGGCGTCGAGGTCATGAGCCACGTCGGCCTCGGCGCCAACGTCATGCACGGCCCCGGGTTCTTCCAGCCGTCCGATTGGCCGTGGGATTCCACCCTGGACCAGTTCCAGTCCGCGGAGCGGATCGCCAAGAAGCGCGGCATCACCCGCGCCGAGTGCGACGCGCTCGCGCTGCGCTCGCAGCAGCTCGCCATCAAGGCGACCGAGGAGGGCCGCTTCAAGCGCGAGATCCTCCCGATCGAGGCGCCCGTGCTCGGCGACGACGGCAACCCGACCGGCGCCTCGCGTACGATCGTCGCCGACCAGGGCATCCGCGCGAGCACCGCGGAGGGCCTCGCAACCCTTCCGACCCTCGTCGAAGGCGGCGTCCACACGGCGGCGAGCTCCTCGCAGATCTCCGACGGCGCCGCCGCCATCCTCTGGATGAGCGCCGAGCGCGCCAAGCAGCTCGGCCTGAAGCCGCGCGCGCGCATCCTCCACGAGGTCGTGGTCGGCAGCGACCCCTACTACCTCCTCGACGGGCCGATCGATGCCACCGAACGCATGATGAAGAAGTGGGGTATGAAGCTCCCGGACATCGACCTCTACGAGATCAACGAGGCGTTCGCCGCCGTCGTGCTGTCCTGGGTCAAGGTCTTCGACGCCGACATGGACAAGCTGAACGTGAACGGCGGCGCCATCGCGCTCGGCCACCCGGTCGGCGCGACCGGCTGCCGCCTGCTGGTCACCGCGCTCCACGAGCTCGAACGCCGCAATGAGACCACGGCCTACATCAGCATGTGCTGCGGGTCGTCGATCGGCACCGGCACGATCCTGGAGCGCCTCCGATGAGCAAGAATCCACCGGCCGCGAGCGCTCCGCTCGCGGGCAAGGTCGCCGTCGTCACCGGCGCCGCGCGCGGCCTCGGCCGCGTGGAGGCGCTCGAGCTCGCGCGCCTCGGCGCGCGCGTCGTCGTGAACGACCTCGGTACGGCGGGCGACGGCTCCGGCCACGACGAGGGCCCGGCGCGCGCCGTCGTCGACGAGATCAAGGCCATGGGCGGCGAGGCCGTCCCGCACTTCGGCGACGTCGCGGTCTGGGACGACTCCAGAGCCATGATCGGCACGGCGATCGAGCAGTTCGGCGACCTCAACATCCTCGTGAACAACGCCGGCTTCTGCCGCGACCGCATGATCTTCAACATGAGCGAGGACGAGTTCGACAGCGTGATCCGGGTGCACCTGAAAGGGCACTTCCTCGGCATGCGCTTCGCGAGCGAGTACTGGCGGAACCACGCCAAGGAGACCGGCGGCGCGGTGTACGGCCGCATCATCAACACGTCGTCCGAGGCGTTCATCTTCGGATCGGCCGGGCAGCCGAACTACGCCGCGGCCAAGGCGGGCATCGTTGCCATGACGATGTCGGCCGCCCAGGTGCTCGAAAAATACGGGATCACCGCCAACGCCATCATGCCGCGCGCCCGCACCCGCATGAACGACTCCGGCACGCTCGCCGCGATGTTCGCGAAGCCCGACACGGGCTTCGACTACTATGCGCCCGAGCACGTAGCGCCGCTCGTCGGCTTCCTCGCCTCCCCGGACGCCGCCAACGTCTCGGGCCACGTGCTCGTCGTCTACGGCCGCGACATCACCCTGGTCCGCGCGCCGAAGCTCGAGCCGACCTTCTCGACCGAGGACCACTGGACGGCCGAGGAGGTGGCGCGAAAGCTCGCGCCGTGGTTCGCCGAGCACCGCCCGATCACGGACGGCTTCACCGTGATGCCCTAAGCGAGCCCTAAGCGACTCCTAGGGGGTGACTATGCGGGCCTCAATCGCGATGGCGATACTGGTCGGTGCCATGGTCTTGTCCGGTACAGCGTGGGCTGCGGGACCTCTGATCGTGAACGGTGCTGGCACTGCGCTCGCGTGGGGCAACTCGCCGATTCCAATCAACCCGGATCGTGGGGCGCTAGGGGTGCTTGAGGTCGAAGAGGCTGTCGAGAACGTGACTGCAAGCTTTGCTGTGTGGGCCGCAGTGTCGACTGCGCAGGTTGCTTTCAAAAATGCCGGCCTCTTGCCGACCGATGTTACGCGAACGACATATCTCGACTACCTCGGCAACTGCGATGACGGATTGAATCCGATCATCTTCGATACGGATGGCGCGATTGTTGATGAGTTGTTTGGAAACGATGCGCGCAACAGCATCCTCGGATTTGCGGGACCCGAATGTGGCTCCATGGTGCCCCCGAGCATCACTGGTGGCGCCGCGCTGCTCAACGGGCGGTGGATCGACGGCACGGCGACATCGAAGAACCCGGAGATAAGCCTCGTCGCATTCGATAGCGTGATGGTCCACGAATTTGGGCATTTCCTCAATCTGGATCATTCGCAGATCAATCTCATCGAAGCGTTCGACGAGAACGCCGGGAACGACAGTGCGGTGGCGACGATGTTTCCCTTTCTCGTCAACGATGCTGAAGCTCTGTCGCTTCACCTCGATGACCGTGTGGCGATCTCGATGCTGTACCCTCGCGGGTCGTTCGGCACGTCCTACGGAGCGATCAAGGGTCGCGTTCTGCGCTCAAGCGGCAGCCCGTTTCAGGGCGCGTTCGTCGTGGCACGTAAGACCGACGATCCTCGTGTCACCGCAGTGGGATATTCGTCCGGAGCGCAATTCAACCTGGATAGCGATGGGGGACCTCCGGACGATGAGCTCGAGGGGCAGTTTGAGATCGCAGGGTTGCCGCCAGGAGCGTACACGCTTGAAGTGGAGCCGGTGGATCCGCGATTCCGAAGCGGCTCAGGAGTCGGTCCGCTCGATCCGCCTGCCGAGCTTCCGGGGCTTCCGGAGTATTACAGCGGAGCATCAGAGTCTTCCATGAATCCGCCTGATGATCCTGAAGTCGCCGCCATAGTGCCCGTTGCTGCTGGTTCTAGCACGGGCGGAGTTGACATCGTTTTGAACCGCATTGTCGCACCAGAGCACGACAGTTGCGAA encodes:
- a CDS encoding fatty acid--CoA ligase family protein — its product is MPTPSTIPALLASSAARFADRPAIEDGGATLRFRDLAVAAERVARGFAAAGVAPGDRVGVWAPNMHEWVVAALGLQSVGGVLVPLNTRMKGREVGYILAKSRARLLCTVDEFLGNRYVDLLRDGCGAPTARRPVADLPDLERVVLLRGAAAACQTWGDFLASGDAITAADVAARADAVRPDDLADILFTSGTTGKPKGVMCTHAQNLRCFEAWSDVVGLRADDRYLIVNPYFHSFGYKAGWLACLLRGAANLPHPVFDVPQVLARIARDRVSVLPGPPTLYQMILAHPERERFDLSTLRLAVTGAASIPVELIHRMRRELALETIVTAYGLTEATGVVTMCRPEDDPETIATTSGRAIPDVEVRCVDRDGHEAARGTAGEIVVRGYNVMRGYFDDPAATAEAIDVDGWLHTGDVGVMDARGYLRITDRLKDMFITGGFNCYPAEIESILLGCPGVGQVAVIGIPDERLGEVAMAFVVPIAGASPTPEAIITWSREHMANYKVPRRVAVVDALPMNATGKVTKFVLREHPAAR
- a CDS encoding bifunctional MaoC family dehydratase/OB-fold nucleic acid binding domain-containing protein gives rise to the protein MSSDPKQELERTLEAYVGIETGPPTPAPEPVNESMIRHWCDAMGDQNPAYVDAAAARDTVHRGIVAPPTMLQGWTLMGIEMADPAKMRKNKQTELHELLSSYGYTSVVATNCDQTYARYLRPGDRITATTVIESISEEKATALGIGYFINTRDVYRDQHGEEVGSMLFRVLKFKPAQQPQAAPSATSGGAPAKPTRLKPPRGHDNAWWWDALATGALPIQRCKACGVLRHPPRPMCGSCQSIAWDQVSAKGGGSVYSYTVLHHPKFPGYDYPLVCAVIELDEGTRIVSNVIGCAPADVRIGMRVELAVEPVDGGMTLPFFRPAGT
- a CDS encoding acyl-CoA dehydrogenase family protein produces the protein MHLDFTPEQHALRRQIRDYYRTLFTPELRAALDAEIQDCGGPVYRQVVGRMGADGWLGIGWPKEYGGQGRTPLEQFIFWDETYRARAPLPVIAINTIGPTIMQFGTDAQKHDLLPRILKGELHFGVGYTEPGAGTDLASLTTRAVRDGDDYVIDGQKIFTTHAQDADYIWLAARTDPEAPKHKGISIILVPTSTPGFSVTPIHTLGGERTNATYYEGVRVPVSNRVGPEHEGWRLVTSQLNHERITLATPGMADRLLDEVWGWAAETASPDGGRMLDVPWVQQNLARAYAKLEALKLLNWRSAWSITAGMPTMAEASAVKVMGTEFFVECYRLLLEVVGAAGLVPEGTPGTLFGGMLEHAYRSATTLTFGGGVNEVQRDIIAMAGLGLPRAQRR
- the sufS gene encoding SufS family cysteine desulfurase, whose translation is MALRVRRRRPSPQPRRAAGRVDNPGSVAENPRVRPRARILAGPARPAASGAFDADAARADFPALRQRVHGRPLVYLDNAATTQKPRAVLAALRRHYVRDNANVRRGVHALGARATAAYEGARAAVARFVGAAGAGEIVFTRGATEALNLVAQSFGRTRVGAGDEVVVSEMEHHANIVPWQMLCRAVGATLRVAPVDARGVLDAAAFAEILGPRTKIVALAHVSNALGTRNPIAALAARAHAHGAIVVVDGAQAVAHVPVDVAALGCDFYAFSGHKLYGPTGIGALWGRAALLTAMPPWQGGGEMVRSVGWDEVVHEPPPHRFEAGTPPIAGAVGLAAAIGYLEALDRAALAAHERDLLAYAADALAAVPGLRMIGEAPDKIGGHSFVLAGIHAHDVATVLDGEGIAVRAGHHCAQPILQRFGVAATVRASFGLYNRRADVDRLIAGLAVVRRVFGA
- a CDS encoding SUF system NifU family Fe-S cluster assembly protein, translating into MSGPADLYRTVVLEHGKRPRNVGTLADATHAAEGDNPLCGDAVRVEVERRGDVLARLAFAGESCVLVTASASLMTEDLRGASVAEARRRAAAMEAFCAEGRGDAAALGPLAAFADVHRHPARIACALLPWRTLVRALDD